In the genome of Leucobacter luti, one region contains:
- the cysK gene encoding cysteine synthase A produces the protein MARTYDNITQAFGNTPLVRLNRVTENAGAEVLAKLEFYNPAGSVKDRIGIAIIDAAEQSGELQPGGTIVEGTSGNTGIALAFVGAARGYRVILTMPETMSVERRKLLAAYGAEIVLTEGPLGMKGAVAKAEEIAASTEGAVLAQQFANPANPAIHRATTGPEIWADTDGAVDIFVAGIGTGGTITGAGGYLKEQNPGVKVIAVEPIDSPLLTEGTAGPHKIQGLGANFVPPILNREVYDEVIDVALADSITTARALGTDEGILAGISGGAAVWAATQVAKRPENAGKKIVVIIPDFGERYFSTVLYEDLAV, from the coding sequence ATGGCACGGACCTACGACAACATCACCCAGGCCTTCGGCAACACGCCCCTCGTCCGCCTGAACCGCGTGACCGAGAACGCTGGCGCTGAGGTGCTCGCGAAGCTCGAGTTCTACAACCCCGCCGGTTCCGTCAAGGACCGGATCGGCATCGCGATCATCGACGCGGCTGAGCAGTCAGGCGAACTGCAGCCGGGCGGCACCATTGTTGAGGGCACAAGCGGCAACACTGGCATCGCGCTGGCGTTCGTAGGCGCGGCCCGCGGGTATCGCGTGATTCTGACCATGCCAGAGACCATGAGCGTTGAGCGACGCAAGCTGCTCGCCGCGTACGGTGCGGAGATCGTCCTCACCGAAGGCCCGCTCGGCATGAAGGGTGCCGTCGCCAAGGCTGAGGAGATCGCAGCCAGCACCGAGGGCGCAGTCCTCGCCCAGCAGTTCGCAAACCCCGCGAACCCCGCGATCCACCGTGCCACCACCGGGCCGGAGATCTGGGCAGACACCGATGGCGCAGTCGACATCTTCGTCGCCGGCATCGGCACCGGCGGCACGATCACCGGCGCAGGCGGATACCTCAAAGAGCAGAACCCCGGAGTCAAGGTCATCGCGGTCGAGCCCATCGACTCGCCCCTGCTCACCGAGGGCACCGCAGGCCCGCACAAGATCCAGGGCCTCGGCGCCAACTTCGTGCCCCCGATCCTGAACCGCGAGGTGTACGACGAAGTCATCGACGTTGCACTTGCTGATTCCATCACCACCGCGCGCGCACTCGGAACCGACGAGGGCATCCTCGCAGGCATCTCGGGCGGAGCCGCAGTGTGGGCAGCCACCCAGGTGGCAAAGCGCCCCGAGAACGCGGGAAAGAAGATCGTTGTGATTATCCCCGACTTCGGCGAGCGCTACTTCTCCACGGTGCTTTATGAGGATCTCGCGGTCTAA
- a CDS encoding L-threonylcarbamoyladenylate synthase → MAEVFDCSDSSQLLSGTRTARRAIGQGALVVLPTDTVYGVGADAFSPEAVQRLLDAKGRGRQSPPPVLIPNTGTLAALAAEVTEPLEALAAEFWPGALTIITRANPSLSWDLGDTGGTVALRIPNHPLALELLQETGPLAVSSANKTGEPAARTAAIAQEMLGDSVAVYLEAGEADGSGVSSTIIDATKLTAEGGTIRILRAGGVSREAIVALLPQVTVED, encoded by the coding sequence ATGGCCGAGGTCTTCGATTGTTCCGATAGCTCCCAGCTGCTCAGCGGCACCCGTACCGCGCGGCGCGCGATTGGGCAGGGGGCGCTTGTGGTGCTTCCCACTGACACTGTGTACGGTGTCGGCGCCGACGCGTTCTCGCCCGAAGCGGTGCAGCGGCTCCTCGATGCGAAGGGCCGTGGCAGGCAGTCGCCCCCGCCCGTGCTGATCCCGAACACCGGGACGCTTGCAGCACTCGCCGCCGAGGTGACGGAACCGCTCGAAGCGCTCGCTGCCGAATTCTGGCCAGGTGCGCTCACCATTATCACTCGGGCAAATCCGTCGTTGAGTTGGGATCTTGGAGATACCGGCGGCACGGTTGCACTCCGGATCCCGAACCACCCGCTCGCGCTTGAACTGTTGCAGGAGACTGGCCCGCTCGCCGTATCCTCTGCGAACAAGACCGGTGAACCGGCTGCTCGCACCGCCGCTATCGCGCAGGAGATGCTGGGCGACAGCGTTGCCGTGTACCTCGAAGCGGGGGAGGCCGATGGCAGTGGCGTCTCCTCGACAATCATCGATGCGACGAAGCTCACCGCTGAGGGGGGCACGATCCGGATTCTTCGTGCTGGCGGCGTGAGCCGGGAAGCCATCGTCGCACTCCTCCCGCAGGTCACCGTCGAGGACTAG
- the prmC gene encoding peptide chain release factor N(5)-glutamine methyltransferase, which yields MGAAIAQLEAILAAGGIEEAGVDVELILAHVLGVSRGRVQALAVMHESVAPDRFAAATELAEERARRVPLQHLTGRAPFRAIELSVGPGVFVPRPETETVAQFAIDALQQCPSPEPIAVDLCTGSGAIALSLAHEVPTARVVALEKSREAYAWAERNVREWGDGRVELILGDVAKLSTIPAFLGVAGHVDVLISNPPYVPADMVPRDPEVRDHDPALALYGGADGLDVVRIISRQARNLVKPGGLLVLEHAELQGDAIRNLLAADGWRAAATHPDLTGRDRATTALR from the coding sequence ATGGGCGCGGCAATCGCGCAGTTGGAAGCTATTCTCGCTGCGGGCGGCATCGAGGAGGCAGGTGTAGACGTCGAGCTGATCCTGGCTCATGTGCTGGGGGTGTCGCGTGGACGCGTGCAAGCGCTCGCGGTGATGCACGAGTCGGTGGCACCGGATCGCTTCGCAGCGGCAACTGAACTCGCAGAGGAGCGCGCTAGGCGCGTCCCACTGCAGCACCTCACCGGTCGGGCGCCGTTCCGGGCGATTGAACTGTCGGTGGGTCCCGGGGTCTTCGTGCCACGGCCGGAGACCGAGACCGTCGCGCAGTTCGCGATCGATGCGTTGCAGCAGTGCCCGAGCCCCGAGCCGATCGCCGTTGATCTATGCACCGGCAGCGGCGCGATCGCGCTGTCCCTGGCGCACGAGGTGCCGACAGCGCGCGTGGTGGCGCTCGAGAAGAGCCGTGAAGCGTATGCCTGGGCTGAGCGCAACGTGCGCGAGTGGGGGGATGGTCGGGTCGAGCTGATTCTCGGTGACGTGGCCAAGCTCTCGACGATTCCGGCGTTCCTCGGGGTCGCTGGACACGTCGACGTGCTGATCTCAAACCCACCGTATGTGCCTGCGGACATGGTGCCGCGCGATCCGGAAGTCCGTGATCATGACCCCGCGCTTGCGCTCTACGGTGGCGCTGACGGCCTCGACGTCGTGCGGATCATCAGCCGCCAGGCGCGGAATCTCGTCAAGCCGGGCGGACTCCTGGTGCTCGAACACGCAGAGCTTCAGGGAGATGCCATTCGGAATCTGCTTGCCGCCGACGGTTGGCGCGCTGCAGCCACACACCCCGACCTGACGGGGCGGGATCGGGCGACGACAGCGCTGCGCTAA
- the thrB gene encoding homoserine kinase, with amino-acid sequence MSAAAPRAVRVRVPATSANLGPGFDTLGIALAYGDDLTAVTRTEPGATVVVTGVGEGEVPTDETNLVVRSAAHVYERLGRTLPGLNLSATNRIPHGRGMGSSGSAIVAGVMIAAGLLESDPVQPLELTETELLAFATELEGHPDNVAPALFGGLTIAWSTEQGPQFKRLMVHRGVSPLVLVPSFTMSTELARSLQPKQVPHEDAVFNVSRSALLIAALTQSPELLMQATEDRLHQDYRGDAMPATRDLIRELRAAGHPAVVSGAGPSILVLSSGPAERLAAADLVASEHPDWRVLILAVDTKGATVEPIPA; translated from the coding sequence ATGAGCGCCGCCGCTCCGCGCGCCGTCCGCGTCAGGGTTCCCGCCACGAGCGCGAACCTTGGGCCCGGCTTCGACACGCTCGGGATTGCGCTCGCCTATGGTGATGATCTCACGGCGGTCACTCGCACCGAGCCAGGGGCCACCGTGGTGGTGACCGGGGTCGGCGAGGGCGAGGTGCCGACAGATGAGACAAACCTCGTCGTGCGCTCCGCCGCGCACGTCTACGAGCGGCTCGGACGCACGCTTCCCGGACTGAATCTTTCGGCAACGAACCGAATCCCACACGGGCGCGGCATGGGCTCCTCTGGATCCGCCATCGTCGCCGGCGTGATGATTGCTGCCGGGCTGCTTGAAAGCGATCCGGTGCAGCCGCTCGAGCTTACCGAGACCGAGCTGCTCGCGTTCGCGACCGAGCTTGAGGGGCACCCGGACAACGTGGCACCCGCGCTCTTCGGAGGGCTGACGATCGCATGGTCCACTGAGCAGGGTCCGCAGTTCAAGCGCCTCATGGTGCACCGAGGTGTCTCGCCGCTGGTGCTCGTGCCGAGTTTCACCATGTCGACTGAGCTGGCGCGTAGCCTGCAGCCGAAGCAGGTGCCGCATGAGGACGCCGTGTTCAACGTCTCCCGCTCTGCCCTGCTGATCGCGGCGCTCACGCAGAGCCCTGAGCTGCTCATGCAGGCCACCGAGGATCGACTGCACCAGGATTACCGCGGCGACGCAATGCCAGCAACCCGTGATCTCATTCGGGAGCTCCGGGCCGCAGGCCACCCAGCCGTTGTGTCGGGCGCTGGCCCCTCGATCCTGGTGCTGTCTAGCGGCCCGGCCGAGCGTCTTGCGGCCGCGGATCTTGTGGCGAGCGAACACCCAGACTGGCGCGTGCTGATCCTTGCCGTGGACACGAAGGGTGCTACAGTGGAGCCGATCCCCGCGTAG
- a CDS encoding nitrate/nitrite transporter, translated as MRTARPLLPWIVWGTAAALYAVAIINRSSLSALGPAAQEHFGIDATTLATFPMIQLIVYAALQIPVGVLIDRVGATSMLLGGSILMVLGQVVMATVHNVELAILARVLVGAGDACTFISVMRLLPEWFALKQLPVVSQLTGLIGQAGQLVSVAPLALFVSLAGWTSGFLGLAAVGLLVTILGALVIRDRPGVGTFAERILGKTGKITRNARSLGGIHNTGTVEMAPPSTEMIPVMRPTRVRGLGFWDQARRLLRIPGVRLAYWVHFTSPFASNVFLLLWGTPFLVGGIGLSPAAAGGMLSLTVISSMFAGLVLGPISSRFLERRVWVNLGIVIGIVTAWVAVLVWPGTPPTWLLIVLLVVMPLGGPASMISFEVLRSHTPRSFTGFATGLVNTAGFTASLLVILLIGLVLDWQGAGSPEDYSLSAFRVAFAVQIPFWVLGIVMIIIEQRRTGRWMRENDRKLR; from the coding sequence ATGCGCACTGCACGGCCACTTCTTCCCTGGATCGTGTGGGGGACGGCCGCGGCGCTGTACGCGGTGGCGATTATCAACCGGTCGTCGTTATCGGCCCTCGGCCCTGCCGCACAGGAACACTTCGGCATCGATGCGACCACACTCGCGACGTTCCCGATGATCCAGCTGATCGTCTACGCCGCGCTCCAGATCCCGGTTGGTGTGCTGATCGACCGTGTCGGTGCGACGTCGATGCTGCTGGGCGGCTCGATCCTCATGGTGCTCGGGCAAGTCGTGATGGCGACGGTGCACAATGTGGAGCTGGCAATTCTCGCGCGAGTGCTGGTCGGAGCAGGTGATGCCTGCACGTTCATCAGCGTGATGCGATTGCTCCCCGAATGGTTCGCACTCAAACAACTTCCCGTGGTGAGTCAGCTCACCGGGCTCATCGGTCAAGCTGGGCAGCTTGTGTCCGTCGCGCCGCTCGCACTCTTTGTGAGTCTCGCCGGATGGACGAGCGGGTTCCTCGGTCTTGCCGCGGTTGGCCTGCTCGTCACGATTCTGGGCGCGCTGGTGATCCGAGATCGGCCTGGCGTTGGCACGTTTGCCGAACGAATTCTGGGCAAGACTGGCAAGATCACACGCAACGCGCGCAGCCTGGGCGGGATCCACAACACCGGCACCGTAGAGATGGCGCCGCCGAGCACAGAGATGATCCCGGTGATGCGTCCGACGCGCGTGCGGGGGCTCGGCTTCTGGGATCAGGCGCGGCGGTTGCTCCGTATCCCCGGGGTGCGGCTCGCGTACTGGGTGCACTTTACGTCCCCGTTCGCTTCGAATGTTTTTCTGTTGCTGTGGGGCACACCGTTCCTTGTGGGTGGCATCGGCCTGTCGCCGGCGGCGGCTGGCGGGATGCTGAGCCTCACCGTGATCTCCTCGATGTTCGCCGGTCTCGTGCTCGGGCCGATCAGCTCTCGTTTCCTGGAACGTCGCGTGTGGGTCAACCTCGGGATTGTGATCGGGATCGTGACGGCCTGGGTTGCGGTGCTCGTGTGGCCTGGAACGCCGCCCACGTGGCTGCTCATCGTGCTGCTCGTCGTGATGCCGCTGGGCGGGCCTGCCTCGATGATTTCGTTCGAGGTGCTGCGCTCGCACACCCCGCGCAGCTTCACCGGGTTCGCGACAGGACTTGTCAACACCGCCGGTTTCACGGCGTCGTTGCTCGTGATCCTGCTCATCGGTCTCGTACTCGATTGGCAGGGTGCCGGATCACCTGAGGACTACTCGCTCAGCGCGTTCCGCGTCGCCTTCGCCGTGCAGATCCCATTCTGGGTGCTCGGCATTGTCATGATCATCATTGAGCAGCGCCGCACAGGGCGTTGGATGCGCGAGAACGACCGCAAGCTGCGCTGA
- a CDS encoding homoserine dehydrogenase has protein sequence MNGYRDLRVALLGCGSVGAQTARLILEHGEELASRIGARLTLAGIAVRDVHAQRDVELPQELFTTDAERLVQGADIVIELMGGIEPARSLILQALQGGADVVTANKALIAAHGRELADAAEQVGAQLSYEAAVAAAIPILRPLRESLAGDHITRVLGIVNGSTNYILDRMDRFGDSAEDAMRVASELGYLEADPTLDVEGYDAAQKATILASIAFHTEVPVDAVHREGISGITLTQIEAAKHAGYVIKLLAIAERITSSDGVAGISARVYPALIRRDHPLAAVYGGKNAVFVEAEAAGELMFYGAGAGGAETASAVLGDLVSAARRHVVGGPGIAGSLHAELPILPVGEVNTAYQVMLDVHDQPGVLAGIAGILAEHGVSAASVEQAIVEGEADRATLVIGTHVAREADLAAMVDALRASEMVFAVTSVLRLEGNE, from the coding sequence GTGAACGGATACCGTGATCTGCGCGTTGCGCTGCTGGGCTGCGGCTCAGTTGGCGCGCAGACGGCCAGACTCATCCTAGAGCACGGTGAGGAATTGGCATCCCGCATTGGCGCGCGGCTGACGCTCGCCGGGATCGCGGTCCGCGACGTACACGCTCAGCGAGACGTCGAGCTGCCGCAGGAACTCTTCACGACGGACGCGGAGCGCCTGGTGCAGGGCGCCGACATCGTCATCGAGCTCATGGGCGGCATTGAGCCGGCACGCTCGCTGATCCTGCAGGCGTTGCAGGGCGGGGCTGATGTGGTCACCGCGAACAAGGCGCTCATCGCGGCGCACGGACGCGAACTTGCTGACGCTGCAGAGCAGGTCGGTGCACAGCTTTCATATGAAGCAGCCGTCGCGGCTGCGATTCCGATCCTGCGCCCACTCCGCGAGAGCCTCGCTGGCGATCACATCACCCGCGTGCTTGGCATCGTGAACGGTTCAACCAACTACATCCTCGACCGCATGGACCGCTTCGGAGACAGCGCTGAGGACGCCATGCGGGTTGCGAGTGAGCTCGGATATCTTGAGGCTGATCCAACGCTCGACGTCGAGGGGTACGACGCCGCGCAGAAGGCGACGATCCTCGCGAGCATCGCCTTCCACACCGAAGTTCCCGTTGACGCCGTGCACCGCGAGGGAATCTCGGGCATCACGCTCACGCAGATCGAGGCAGCGAAACACGCCGGATATGTCATCAAGCTGCTCGCAATCGCCGAGCGCATCACCTCGAGCGACGGTGTCGCTGGCATTTCGGCGCGCGTGTATCCGGCACTGATTCGCCGCGACCACCCGCTCGCCGCGGTCTACGGTGGGAAGAACGCCGTGTTCGTGGAAGCTGAGGCAGCGGGCGAGCTGATGTTCTATGGCGCTGGCGCAGGCGGCGCTGAAACGGCGTCGGCCGTGCTGGGCGATCTCGTCTCCGCGGCACGCCGTCACGTTGTGGGCGGCCCCGGCATCGCAGGCTCGCTGCACGCCGAGCTTCCGATCCTGCCAGTGGGTGAGGTCAACACGGCCTACCAAGTGATGCTCGATGTGCATGATCAGCCTGGAGTGCTTGCCGGTATCGCTGGCATCCTGGCGGAGCACGGAGTATCGGCCGCCAGCGTGGAGCAGGCGATTGTCGAGGGCGAAGCTGATCGCGCCACGCTCGTGATCGGAACTCACGTCGCGCGCGAGGCCGACCTCGCCGCCATGGTTGATGCACTGCGCGCCTCCGAGATGGTATTCGCGGTGACGAGCGTGCTGCGGCTCGAGGGCAACGAATGA
- a CDS encoding GNAT family N-acetyltransferase codes for MTATVLPIVGPVVTLRAPQQADHAPLVAILSEPEVAIWWVGYTPERVQAEFIDSPESVRIIEVAGECAGAMYVLRGEDPEYPTTVMHIFIGTRFRGNRVGEEALALAIRAEFADGISRITLDPNINNEGVIRSYERLGFQRIGVLRDYQVRPGGKLEDAVFLDLTRSDFPDGPPLPQRS; via the coding sequence ATGACCGCTACTGTGTTGCCCATTGTCGGACCCGTTGTCACGCTGCGTGCACCGCAGCAGGCTGACCACGCGCCTCTCGTCGCGATTCTCTCCGAGCCGGAGGTCGCCATCTGGTGGGTGGGATACACCCCCGAGCGTGTACAAGCCGAGTTCATCGACAGCCCCGAAAGCGTCCGCATCATTGAGGTCGCGGGGGAGTGCGCCGGCGCAATGTATGTGCTGCGAGGCGAAGACCCCGAATACCCCACCACAGTCATGCACATCTTCATCGGAACTCGATTCCGCGGCAACCGTGTCGGCGAAGAAGCGCTCGCGCTTGCTATCCGAGCCGAGTTTGCTGACGGAATCAGCCGCATCACCCTCGATCCCAACATCAACAACGAGGGGGTCATCCGAAGCTACGAACGGCTCGGCTTCCAACGCATTGGTGTGCTGCGTGACTACCAGGTGCGTCCGGGCGGCAAGCTGGAGGACGCCGTGTTCCTCGATCTCACTCGCAGCGACTTCCCGGATGGGCCGCCGCTGCCGCAACGCAGCTAG
- the cysE gene encoding serine O-acetyltransferase, whose protein sequence is MSFFSRMREDVDAARAHDPAARGRGEVFFIYSGLHAVWWHRVSHALWRRGMRFLPRAISQLTRFFTGIEIHPGATIGRRLFIDHGMGVVIGETAQVGDDVLIYHGVTLGGTGHGAGKRHPTLGDRVIVGAGAKLLGNIELGDDSAVGANAVVVHSAPPWTTLTGIPAQGRPRRGAPAEQPDMADFYMI, encoded by the coding sequence GTGAGTTTCTTTTCCCGAATGCGGGAGGACGTCGACGCGGCGCGAGCGCACGATCCCGCAGCGCGGGGCCGTGGCGAAGTGTTCTTCATCTACTCGGGGCTCCACGCCGTCTGGTGGCATCGCGTCTCGCACGCGCTGTGGCGGCGCGGCATGCGGTTCCTGCCGCGCGCGATCTCGCAGCTCACCCGCTTTTTCACCGGGATCGAGATCCACCCGGGCGCAACGATCGGTCGCAGGCTGTTCATCGATCACGGTATGGGCGTGGTCATCGGCGAAACCGCCCAGGTCGGCGATGACGTGCTGATCTACCACGGAGTCACTCTGGGTGGCACCGGCCACGGCGCCGGCAAGCGCCACCCCACGCTTGGGGACCGTGTGATCGTTGGAGCTGGAGCAAAACTCCTCGGCAATATTGAGCTGGGCGACGACTCAGCCGTCGGTGCGAACGCCGTCGTCGTGCACTCCGCCCCACCCTGGACCACGCTCACCGGGATCCCGGCTCAGGGCCGCCCGCGCCGCGGTGCACCTGCGGAACAGCCAGACATGGCCGATTTCTACATGATTTAA
- the prfA gene encoding peptide chain release factor 1, whose translation MFEQVAGLLTEHAQLQEDLADPALHADPARAKKVNRRYSELNKIKVAHEHWQQLQSDLEAARELAREDEAFAEEIPELETALAEAQEKVRRLLIPRDPDDGRDVILEIKGGEGGAESALFGADLLRMYMYYAESKGWKTEILEKDESDLGGYKNVQVAIKTNASDPSQGAWAHLKYEGGVHRVQRVPVTESQGRIHTSTTGVLVYPEVDEPEEVEIHQNDLKIDVYRSSGPGGQSVNTTDSAVRITHLPTGIVVAMQNEKSQLQNREAGMRVLRARILARQQEEKAAEASAHRSSQIRTMDRSERIRTYNFPENRIADHRTGFKAYNLDHVMNGALDPVIESCIRMDEESRLEALGQ comes from the coding sequence ATGTTCGAACAGGTCGCGGGGCTGCTCACCGAGCACGCGCAGCTGCAGGAAGACCTCGCCGATCCGGCGCTCCACGCCGATCCGGCGCGCGCGAAGAAGGTAAACCGGCGTTACTCCGAGCTCAACAAGATCAAGGTGGCGCACGAGCACTGGCAGCAGTTGCAGAGCGACCTCGAAGCCGCGCGCGAACTCGCGCGTGAGGACGAGGCCTTCGCTGAGGAGATTCCCGAGCTCGAGACCGCGCTCGCTGAGGCGCAGGAGAAGGTGCGCCGACTCCTGATCCCGCGTGATCCCGACGACGGTCGTGACGTGATTCTTGAGATCAAGGGCGGCGAAGGAGGCGCAGAATCCGCGCTCTTCGGCGCCGATCTACTCCGCATGTACATGTACTACGCAGAGTCGAAGGGGTGGAAGACCGAGATCCTCGAGAAGGATGAGAGCGACCTCGGCGGCTACAAAAACGTTCAGGTCGCGATCAAGACAAACGCGAGCGATCCATCTCAGGGCGCTTGGGCGCACCTCAAATACGAGGGCGGCGTGCACCGCGTGCAGCGTGTCCCCGTGACCGAGTCGCAGGGCCGCATCCACACATCAACCACTGGCGTACTCGTGTACCCGGAGGTTGATGAGCCGGAAGAGGTCGAGATCCACCAGAACGACCTCAAGATCGACGTCTATCGTTCTTCCGGCCCGGGAGGCCAGTCGGTCAACACGACAGACTCCGCCGTGCGCATCACGCACCTCCCGACAGGCATCGTCGTTGCCATGCAGAACGAAAAGTCGCAGCTGCAGAACCGTGAAGCCGGCATGCGCGTGCTGCGGGCGCGAATCCTCGCACGGCAGCAGGAAGAGAAGGCGGCCGAAGCGAGTGCGCATCGTTCGAGTCAGATCCGCACCATGGATCGCTCTGAGCGGATTCGCACCTACAACTTCCCGGAGAACCGTATTGCGGATCACCGGACAGGCTTCAAGGCTTACAACCTCGACCACGTCATGAACGGGGCGCTCGATCCGGTGATTGAGTCCTGCATCCGAATGGACGAGGAATCGCGCTTGGAGGCGCTCGGACAGTAG